In the Colletotrichum higginsianum IMI 349063 chromosome 7 map unlocalized unitig_7, whole genome shotgun sequence genome, one interval contains:
- a CDS encoding HET domain-containing protein — translation MSVSNESIRQSHHDDKPENGRCFNCRIPLKVEQKYPPLHKTTRARFPHTIGQVRKAAGAGCAQCQDLLAIHNQRSLRLLMKTHLFGKCFCCTGMVQRARYLARSLSRRPFQLVFAGVPASSQPDSPLHSIAYLDCGNGRTARRYNAYTYTDDNASCILPAFDPSVDSERTKSEIQDWLSSCKCLADSQTPDQERFKPTRIIDVGETPGADVVVKRTLGLDVRAYVCLSYTWGGPQALMCNSSKIQSSQLWKIPHDCIPAVFKDTFQVVQQLGFRHVWIDSLCIVQDDPQDLEIELLQMPDIYKYADLTICASSSKTFTEGFLQRRPDFSERRILLNLPQSKSGTAYMDSFTWWSPPITEPIAQRAWAYQERLLSPRLLEYGWRTARWSCSCHRSYSGRNNLSVQHCTREVSEPVNREEMYSHFSYLNPQGLRHISLSASDLFVTWTRVVRKYSALKLTFPQDRLAAISGVAIELQKSTGAQYLAGLWKHERLPSFLLWRTEMSFSKRCKRPDDCRAPSWSWAAIDEGVIFEHSRVVVESFAVVDVEVSGNFDASVQGSMKMRGPIRRDPLWSRGGSVTLDSSEAHLTITSIDGQKCLIWPDCLGDIVRWHQGELELMGVGLTFVAIGRCQEDHGVVRGLMLHWCEVEETGNYKRVGMFQTRDEGDFVVENWDIEEIVVV, via the exons ATGTCAGTGTCCAATGAAAGTATTCGACAGTCTCATCATGACGACAAGCCAGAAAATGGCAGATGTTTCAACTGTCGAATTCCCCTGAAAGTCGAACAGAAGTACCCACCGCTGCATAAGACGACCCGGGCACGCTTCCCGCATACAATCGGCCAGGTTCGTaaggccgccggcgcaggGTGTGCACAATGCCAAGACCTGCTCGCGATTCACAATCAGCGGAGTCTGCGGCTGTTGATGAAGACGCATCTTTTTGGCAAATGCTTCTGCTGTACCGGTATGGTCCAACGCGCTCGTTATTTGGCGCGGAGCCTCAGCAGGAGACCGTTCCAACTTGTCTTCGCGGGAGTGCCGGCCAGTTCCCAGCCAGACAGCCCTCTGCACTCAATTGCATACCTTGATTGCGGCAATGGGCGAACAGCACGTCGCTACAATGCATATACCTATACTG ACGACAACGCTTCGTGCATCTTACCTGCTTTCGACCCGAGTGTTGATTCCGAACGAACAAAGTCGGAAATCCAAGACTGGTTGTCAAGCTGCAAATGCCTAGCAGATTCACAGACCCCAGACCAAGAGCGATTCAAACCAACACGCATCATCGATGTTGGCGAAACCCCTGGAGCAGACGTCGTGGTCAAGCGCACCTTGGGGCTTGATGTTCGAGCCTACGTTTGTCTCTCTTACACTTGGGGCGGGCCTCAAGCACTGATGTGCAACTCATCTAAGATCCAATCCTCTCAGCTTTGGAAGATACCCCATGATTGCATTCCCGCCGTTTTCAAAGACACCTTTCAAGTCGTTCAGCAGCTGGGATTTCGACATGTCTGGATCGATAGTCTATGCATTGTTCAAGACGACCCTCAAGACTTGGAGATCGAGCTGTTACAGATGCCCGACATTTACAAGTATGCCGATCTGACCATCTGCGCCTCATCCTCCAAGACCTTCACAGAGGGCTTTCTACAGCGACGACCAGACTTCAGCGAAAGACGGATTCTACTCAATCTCCCACAAAGCAAGTCAGGAACAGCATACATGGACTCCTTCACGTGGTGGTCACCACCCATCACAGAACCGATCGCACAACGTGCATGGGCATACCAGGAGCGCTTGCTTTCCCCTCGGCTTCTCGAGTACGGCTGGAGAACAGCGCGATGGAGCTGCTCCTGTCACAGAAGCTATAGCGGTAGAAACAACCTTTCTGTCCAGCATTGTACTCGAGAGGTCTCAGAGCCTGTGAATAGAGAAGAGATGTACAGCCACTTTTCGTACTTGAACCCGCAGGGTCTACGGCACATTTCGCTTTCCGCATCCGACCTATTTGTCACCTGGACCAGGGTCGTCCGCAAATACTCGGCTCTGAAGCTGACTTTTCCGCAAGACCGATTGGCTGCGATTAGTGGCGTGGCCATTGAGCTACAGAAATCAACTGGCGCGCAGTACCTCGCCGGACTGTGGAAACATGAACGGCTACCTTCGTTTTTGCTGTGGCGAACAGAGATGTCCTTTTCCAAGAGATGCAAGCGACCGGATGACTGCCGAGCACCATCTTGGTCCTGGGCTGCGATCGATGAGGGTGTAATTTTTGAACATAGCAGGGTGGTTGTAGAATCTTTCGCAGTCGTTGACGTTGAAGTTTCGGGGAACTTTGATGCGTCTGTTCAGGGATCTATGAAGATGCGTGGACCTATTCGAAGAGATCCCCTCTGGAGCAGGGGCGGAAGCGTAACTTTGGATTCGTCAGAAGCCCATCTCACGATTACCTCGATAGATGGACAGAAATGTCTCATCTGGCCCGACTGTCTCGGTGATATTGTGCGTTGGCACCAAGGAGAACTCGAGCTCATGGGCGTCGGGTTGACATTCGTAGCCATTGGGCGATGTCAGGAGGATCATGGCGTTGTTCGAGGGCTGATGCTTCATTGGTGTGAAGTGGAGGAAACCGGCAACTACAAAAGAGTCGGCA
- a CDS encoding Cell wall glycosyl hydrolase YteR: protein MKITSIAATALASASLSSAAISLPNGWFSIAPEEKIKPGKLNGDPRYLTWMADSQIKHGVEPTHAYTISSFYSGVLRAFERTGDQKYYDYVKHATDILLYPAQNGEILLYNNSNSIDDIRFGHTFLDIYNATGDEIYKTAAQTLRNQIDRTGRTPDGGFYHRYPVYIDQMWLDGIYMLDVFYARWTREFEPDNTTAWDDIALQFDLIDAGTTVDRNRTNGLPLHGFDWAKKAIWADPETGASPHVWGRAVGWYIMALVDVIELFPEDHAGRERLIKYLQSVADAVVAAQDKKTKGWWLVMTPGTEGQWGNYIESSGSAMFVYGLLKSLRLGYIKGDQYLKTALSGYKLLTGTFADTRKSDNALVWGWTVQTGSLSSNGTFEYYASMPLFENDLKGVAPFLFSSYEYELYLEGKK, encoded by the exons ATGAAGATcacctccatcgccgccaccgcgcTGGCCAgcgcctccctctcctccgcGGCCATCTCGCTGCCCAACGGATGGTTCTCGATCGCTcccgaggagaagatcaAGCCCGGCAAGCTCAATGGCGATCCTCGTTACCTGACCTGGATGGCCGACTCCCAGATAAAGCACGGTGTCGAGCCCACCCACGCCTACACCATCTCGTCCTTTTACTCGGGCGTCCTGCGGGCTTTTGAGCGCACCGGCGACCAGAAGTACTACGACTATGTCAAGCACGCCACCGACATCCTCCTCTACCCGGCGCAGAACGGCGAGATCTTGCTGtacaacaacagcaactcGATCGACGACATCCGCTTCGGCCACACCTTCTTGGACATCTACAACGCcaccggcgacgagatcTACAAGACGGCCGCCCAGACCCTGCGGAACCAGATCGACCGCACCGGTCGTACTCCCGACGGCGGCTTCTACCACCGCTACCCCGTCTACATCGACCAGATGTGGCTCGACGGTATCTACATGCTCGACGTCTTCTACGCCCGCTGGACCCGCGAGTTCGAGCCCGACAACACGACTGCTTGGGACGACATCGCGCTCCAGTTCgacctcatcgacgccggcacCACCGTCGACCGCAACCGCACCAACGGCCTCCCGCTGCACGGCTTCGACtgggccaagaaggccatctGGGCCGACCCGGAGACGGGCGCCTCGCCGCACGTGTGGGGCCGCGCCGTCGGTTGGTACATCATGGCCCTGGTCGACGTCATCGAGCTGTTCCCCGAGGACCACGCCGGCCGCGAGCGCCTGATCAAGTACCTGCAgtccgtcgccgacgccgtcgtcgccgcccaggacAAGAAGACGAAGGGCTGGTGGCTCGTCATGACGCCCGGCACCGAGGGCCAGTGGGGCAACTACATCGAGAGCTCCGGCTCGGCCATGTTCGTCTACGGCCTGCTCAAGAGCCTGCGCCTCGGGTACATCAAGGGCGACCAGTACCTCAAGACGGCGCTCAGCGGCTACAAGCTGCTGACCGGCACCTTCGCCGACACGCGCAAAAGCGACAACGCCCTCGTCTGGGGATGGACCGTGCAGACCGGCAGCCTGAGCTCCAACGGCACGTTCGAG TACTACGCCAGCATGCCTCTCTTCGAGAACGACCTCAAGGGTGTCGCGCCCTTCCTGTTCTCCAGCTACGAGTACGAACTGTACTTGGAGGGCAAGAAGTAA
- a CDS encoding putative lipase/esterase enzyme carbohydrate esterase family CE10 has protein sequence MKAALANVRPAPISQLLICPVIDSTATAETGWATTKYVPWLTPGRMSWYQNLYFPRPEDKARWDASPCFAPRDVLARSPRTWLAVAEVDLLTPEGLAYAAQLRDAGVEVETEVYKGATHSVLVLAGVHQISRKLVHDACAVLARGFGSTYDPAAAPILSQQE, from the exons ATgaaggccgccctcgccaacgtcCGCCCGGCCCCAATCTCCCAGCTCCTCATCTGCCCCGTCATCGACagcaccgccaccgccgagacGGGCTGGGCGACCACCAAGTACGTCCCCTGGCTGACGCCCGGCCGCATGTCGTGGTACCAGAACCTCTACTTCCCCCGCCCCGAGGACAAGGCACGGTGGGACGCCTCGCCGTGCTTCGCGCCGCGGGACGTCCTCGCCCGCAGCCCGAGGACGtggctcgccgtcgccgaggtcgacctGCTCACGCCCGAGGGGCTCGCGTACGCCGCGCAGCTAAGGGACGCCggggtcgaggtcgagacggAGGTGTACAAGGGCGCGACGCACTCTGTTCTCGTGCTCGCCGG TGTGCACCAAATCAGCAGGAAGCTGGTCCACGACGCCTGCGCCGTGCTCGCAAGGGGCTTCGGCTCGACTTATGAtcctgctgccgccccgATCCTGTCGCAGCAAGAGTAG
- a CDS encoding Hsp90-like protein — MSEAQREREVQRYLQSWQVAQGSSLNVALSVDSIAAPDLHGSGYRPKPSSDKALTAFAQLAVLRLNVKRAMVSLIDTTTQTILAEATRNVQLGDLDDLQDHQSDGLNKDGDQPSSTNGDLWLGAVILSRPDAVCEHSLVNTCTGLDHRGKPYTATGLIVNDCREDSRFCNRPYVLTEPGVRFYAGVPIISRTGHKIGSFAVSDERPHDGLTADEIRFMQGVAQTVMEHLEWARDRVDRFKGERIVRGLATFIEGCSTLNEDHTAPKDELPRSPSTVRPPDMALTSTRRPLPRSNSYFRNAEARDRSKESSTSRQSEPAPPFSETPPSPKKVPQPKADGLSKLFNRAAEVLRQSTLADGVALFGATATTSAAPVNRSRSGRNQSSDEEDVARPATSGSGLDSSDSDTSPASRPCKILSFSVADERARAKIEQGPALSLGILEKYFSMFPMGKTFSFTEAGIGVSSGDDSASDRETMGVDGAVPVDRSEGRRRKVKMVHEELLKKIPGAKAVVFVPLFDYGEDKLAGGCFLWTSVTGRMMNLDQDLSYLRAFSNSIMTQVGRINSQKNEAAKTTFIASMSHELRSPLHGILGSAELLQDTSTDPYQSGLISSIATCGKTLLDTLNHVLDYSKINRLGRAQMRKRARQNQNRPVAITSDSLESLSMTSVVDLAMLVEEVVDAIAAGHAFKKLAGAGPFEAPKPSISVNESNNVRSVVNFQHQGSKGLVSVLIDIDPKTPWLVKTQPGALRRIIMNLFGNALKYTSSGFVLVSLSGQARAEGSKIDALIRVADSGKGMSEEFQQTRLFLPFSQEDTFQPGTGLGLSIVKQIVDSLRGSLEVRSEQNRGTEIDVHLSFSPVSDDAARGEPDDVMRNAVEQTRGLQVVFLDAADGSKIELQPLSTPTAKLTGILTETCTEWFQMSVAREDAASPPEADIYLYSEPPSVEILEKRFRDNTQRSVSRRKAPFVIVSPNAEEAVRILQEHSKLLMEFSEIVEVIPQPCGPRKLAKVFTHCLKRAEDMRENHGAAGIPAGSLAGNEKRTHEVERVGTPLHQDARLSELEPAMSVQPLIKPLGALAVSPALNGGQPVIVEQKQHTLHILLVDDNQINLKLLVMFMKKCGFSFEQAENGQEALDKFIAASSASTAASASKRRRFDFVLMDISMPVMDGFEATKRIREYEREHKLQATTVVALTGLASSDARRDAESAGFDVFLPKPVRFAELQKLLMAE; from the exons ATGTCCGAAGCCCAGCGCGAACGCGAGGTGCAGCGATATCTCCAGAGTTGGCAAGTCGCCCAGGGGTCGTCGCTCAATGTCGCCCTCAGCGTCGACAGTATCGCCGCCCCCGACTTACACGGGAGCGGCTACAGGCCAAAGCCCTCGTCCGACAAGGCTCTGACGGCCTTTGCCCAGCTGGCCGTCTTGCGACTCAATGTCAAGCGTGCCATGGTATCGCTGATCGATACCACCACCCAGACaatcctcgccgaggccaccCGCAACGTCCAGCTCGGagacctcgacgacctgcaAGACCACCAGAGCGACGGCCTGAACAAGGACGGGGACCAGCCCAGCAGTACCAATGGTGATTTGTGGC tcggcgccgtcatcttGTCACGCCCGGATGCTGTTTGCGAACACTCTCTGGTGAACACCTGTACCGGCCTCGACCACAGAGGCAAGCCGTATACCGCCACCGGCCTCATCGTCAACGACTGCCGTGAAGACTCCCGCTTCTGCAACCGGCCCTACGTGCTGACCGAGCCCGGCGTGCGCTTCTACGCCGGCGTGCCCATCATTTCGCGCACCGGCCACAAGATCGGCTCCTTTGCTGTCTCCGACGAGCGTCCTCACGATGGTCTGACGGCCGATGAGATCCGCTTCATGCAAGGCGTCGCCCAGACCGTCATGGAACACCTGGAATGGGCCCGCGATCGAGTCGACCGCTTCAAGGGCGAGCGCATCGTACGTGGACTGGCCACCTTCATCGAGGGGTGCTCAACCCTCAATGAAGACCACACGGCGCCCAAGGACGAGCTCCCTCGGAGCCCCTCGACCGTACGCCCCCCCGATATGGCCCTCACCTCGACGAGACGTCCCTTGCCACGCTCTAACTCGTACTTCCGCAACGCCGAAGCCCGAGATCGGTCGAAAGAGTCGTCGACATCCCGTCAGTCCGAGCCGGCGCCTCCCTTCTCCGAGACGCCACCCTCCCCCAAGAAGGTGCCTCAGCCGAAGGCCGATGGCCTGTCGAAGCTCTTCAACCGTGCAGCCGAGGTTCTCCGTCAGTcgaccctcgccgacggcgtcgccctcTTCGGCGCCACCGCAACGACTAGTGCCGCGCCGGTCAACCGTTCCAGGTCTGGCAGAAACCAGTCTTccgatgaggaggatgtcGCTCGACCTGCCACTTCGGGCTCTGGCCTCGACAGTTCCGACTCGGAcacgtcgccggcttcgagaCCCTGTAAGATCCTGAGCTTCTCGGTGGCGGACGAACGTGCGCGCGCCAAAATCGAACAGGGCCCGGCCTTGTctctcggcatcctcgaaAAGTACTTCTCCATGTTCCCCATGGGCAAGACCTTTTCCTtcaccgaggccggcatcggcGTCTCTTCTGGCGACGACAGCGCGAGCGACAGGGAGACCatgggcgtcgacggcgccgtccccGTCGATCGATCCGAGGGCAGGCGGCGAAAGGTCAAGATGGTCCACGAAGAGCTTCTCAAGAAGATCCCCGGAGCGAAagccgtcgtcttcgtccctTTGTTCGATTACGGGGAGGATAAGCTCGCCGGCGGTTGCTTCCTGTGGACGTCGGTGACGGGCCGCATGATGAACCTCGACCAAGACCTGTCCTATCTCCGGGCTTtcagcaacagcatcatGACCCAGGTCGGCCGCATCAACAGCCAGAAGaacgaggccgccaagaccACCTTTATCGCCAGCATGAGCCACGAGTTGCGCAGCCCCTTGCACGGAATCCTGGGCTCTGCCGAGCTCCTTCAAGATACGAGCACTGATCCCTACCAGTCCGGCCTTATCAGCTCTATCGCCACCTGTGGCAAGACTCTACTCGACACACTGAACCACGTACTCGACTACAGCAAGATCAACAGGCTCGGCCGGGCACAGATGAGGAAGCGTGCGAGACAGAACCAGAACAGGCCTGTCGCCATCACCTCCGACTCGCTGGAAAGCTTGAGCATGAcgtccgtcgtcgacctcgccatgctcgtcgaggaagtcgttgatgccatcgccgccggtcACGCTTTCAAGAAGCTAGCAGGCGCCGGACCGTTCGAGGCGCCCAAGCCCAGCATCAGTGTTAACGAGTCGAATAACGTCAGGTCGGTAGTCAACTTTCAGCATCAAGGCTCCAAGGGATTGGTTTCCGTTTTGATAGACATCGACCCAAAGACTCCTTGGCTCGTCAAGACGCAGCCCGGTGCCCTCCGGAGAATTATCATGAACCTCTTCGGCAACGCCCTGAAGTACACGTCGTCCGGTttcgtcctcgtctcccTCAGCGGCCAAGCGAGGGCCGAAGGGTCAAAGATTGATGCTTTGATACGGGTGGCGGATTCCGGCAAGGGCATGTCCGAAGAGTTCCAGCAGACGCGGCTGTTCCTCCCTTTCAGTCAGGAAGACACTTTTCAACCTGGTACTGGCCTAGGGTTGAGCATCGTCAAGCAGATCGTCGACTCCCTGCGAGGAAGCCTCGAAGTCAGATCGGAACAGAACAGGGGCACCGAAATCGACGTCCATCTCAGCTTCTCGCCCGTTtccgacgacgccgcccgcggcgaACCCGACGATGTGATGCGCAACGCCGTCGAACAGACCCGGGGTTTGCAAGTCGTCTTCCTAGACGCGGCAGATGGCTCTAAAATCGAATTACAGCCCTTGAGCACGCCAACGGCCAAGTTGACTGGGATCCTTACCGAGACGTGCACCGAGTGGTTCCAGATGTCGGTGGCGAGAGAAGACGCGGCGAGTCCACCGGAGGCCGACATCTACCTGTACTCCGAACCGCCCTCTGTCGAAATCCTCGAGAAGCGGTTTAGGGACAACACGCAAAGGAGCGTGAGCCGCAGGAAGGCTCCTTTCGTCATCGTCAGCCCGAATGCCGAAGAAGCGGTACGCATTCTGCAAGAGCACAGCAAGCTTTTGATGGAGTTTTCCGAGATTGTAGAAGTGATCCCCCAGCC CTGTGGCCCAAGAAAGCTGGCCAAGGTCTTCACCCACTGCCTCAAGCGTGCCGAAGACATGAGGGAGAACCACGGTGCAGCAGGAATCCCAGCCGGGTCTTTGGCCGGCAACGAAAAGCGGACCCACGAGGTTGAAAGGGTTGGCACGCCTCTCCATCAAGACGCCAGGCTGTCTGAACTGGAACCAGCCATGTCCGTTCAGCCGCTGATCAAGCCCCTCGGCGCTCTCGCCGTATCCCCGGCGCTGAACGGCGGACAGCCAgtcatcgtcgagcagaAGCAACACACGCTACACAtcctgctcgtcgacgacaaccagATCAATCTCAAGCTCCTCGTCATGTTCATGAAGAAGTGCGGCTTCTCGTTCGAGCAGGCTGAGAATGGGCAGGAGGCGCTGGACAAGTTCATCGCGGCCTCGAGCGCGTCGACCGCGGCGTCCGCCAGCAAGCGCCGGCGGTTCGACTTCGTTCTCATGGACATCAGCATGCCCGTCATGGACGGCTTCGAGGCGACGAAGCGGATACGCGAGTACGAGCGCGAGCACAAGCTGCAGGCCACGACTGTCGTCGCTCTGACTGGCTTGGCCAGCTCGGATGCCCGGCGGGATGCCGAGTCGGCCGGCTTCGACGTCTTTTTGCCAAAGCCCGTTCGTTTCGCCGAGTTGCAGAAGCTCCTGATGGCCGAGTAG
- a CDS encoding NAD dependent epimerase/dehydratase, with protein MGSPLYSVLVTGSAGHLGAALMLSLPSLGHVPLGIDILPSPTTTVVGSITDRALIASLLARNPSIAHIVHAATLHKPHVDSHPHSAFVDTNVTGTLVLLEEAAAAAAAAAAAPPLPRRRIASFVFISTTSAFGGALSPRPGRPAVWIDESVAPVPKNIYGVTKCAAEDLCALAHRQSSLPVLVLRTARFFPEADDDADRRAALPDDANLKVCELAYRRADIADVVSAVVCAMDRAADVGFGKYIISAPPPFSQPAIHDDDDDDDDDDDRDGKVVKTQLLRRLDEDAGAALREAVPGCAAVFEKLGWGFLGRLDRVYDSSKAVRELGWKPEWTFEKVVERLARGEDWRSELTHRVGKKGYHAVPTGVYTS; from the coding sequence ATGGGCTCTCCACTCTATtccgtcctcgtcaccggctccgccggccacctcggcgccgctctgatgctctccctcccctccctcggcCACGTTCCgctcggcatcgacatccTCCCCTCTCCGACAACAaccgtcgtcggctccaTCACCGACCGcgccctcatcgcctcgCTTCTCGCCCGGAACCCGTCCATAGCCCACATCGTCCACGCCGCGACCCTGCACAAGCCGCACGTCGACTCGCACCCGCACTCTGCCTTTGTCGACACAAACGTCACCGgcaccctcgtcctcctcgaagaggcagctgccgccgccgccgccgccgccgccgcccccccgcTTCCCCGGCGACGCATCGCCTCCTTCGTCTtcatctcgacgacctcggcctttGGCGGCGCCCTGTCCCCGCGCCCGGGCCGGCCCGCCGTCTGGATCGACGAGTCTGTAGCCCCCGTCCCGAAAAACATCTACGGCGTGACCAAgtgcgccgccgaggacctctgcgccctcgcccaccgTCAGTCGTCCCTGCCCGTGCTCGTCCTCCGCACCGCGCGCTTCTtccccgaggccgacgacgacgccgaccgcCGTGCCGCCCTGCCCGACGACGCGAACCTCAAGGTCTGCGAGCTGGCCTACCGCAGggccgacatcgccgacgtcgtctccGCCGTGGTGTGCGCCATGGACAGGGCGGCCGACGTCGGGTTCGGGAAATACATTATTTCCGCCCCGCCGCCATTTTCCCAGCCCGCCATccacgacgatgacgacgacgacgacgacgacgacgacagagACGGGAAGGTCGTGAAGACACAGCTCCTGCGTCGcctggacgaggatgcgGGTGCGGCGCTACGGGAGGCCGTGCCCGGGTGCGCGGCCGTGTTTGAGAAGCTTGGATGGGGGTTCCTCGGGCGGTTGGACCGGGTGTACGACTCCTCCAAGGCGGTCAGGGAGCTTGGGTGGAAACCCGAGTGGACTTTTGAAAAGGTCGTCGAGAGGCTGGCAAGGGGGGAGGACTGGAGGAGCGAGCTGACGCACAGGGTCGGGAAGAAGGGGTACCATGCCGTGCCAACGGGCGTGTACACGTCGTGA
- a CDS encoding Citrinin biosynthesis oxidoreductase CtnB — MPSATSLPPGTDPTLHLPRILCLHGGGVNASVFKVQCRALISRLKNHFRLVFVDGPFICAPHHDIVSVYGDYGPFRRWLRWLPEHQAVDAETAAAEIHFQLRMAMDDDDALGATGEWVGLLGFSQGAKISASLMYTQQMLKQKYGKRIASAGGSADWKFGVLLAGRAPLIVLDDRLEAPQGVGDASEASVEFHDWPKGSSTAHMLKLPTIHVHGLKDAGLDHHRRLLKQYCQPGTTRLVEWDGAHRVPIKTWDVEAVASQILDLGHELGILSERDTGEIA; from the coding sequence ATGCCAAGTGCAACGTCGCTCCCGCCGGGCACCGACCCCACGCTCCACCTACCGCGCATCCTCTGcctccacggcggcggcgtcaacgcTTCCGTCTTCAAGGTGCAGTGCCGCGCCCTCATCTCCCGCCTCAAGAACCACTTCCGCCTCGTTTTCGTCGACGGGCCCTTCATCTGCGCCCCCCACCACGACATCGTCTCCGTCTACGGCGATTACGGGCCCTTCCGCCGCTGGCTGCGCTGGCTCCCTGAGcaccaggccgtcgacgccgagaccgccgccgccgagatccaCTTCCAGCTACGTAtggccatggacgacgacgacgcgctcgGCGCCACGGGCGAATGGGTTGGCCTGCTGGGCTTCAGCCAGGGGGCCAAGATCAGCGCAAGCCTCATGTACACCCAGCAGATGCTTAAGCAGAAATACGGCAAGCGCATCGCCTCGGCCGGTGGTTCCGCCGACTGGAAGTTTGGTGTTCTGCTCGCCGGCCGCGCGCCCCTGATCGTGCTGGACGACCGCCTCGAGGCCCCGCAGGGCGTTGGCGACGCCTCCGAGGCCAGCGTCGAGTTCCACGACTGGCCTAAAGGCTCGTCCACCGCCCACATGCTGAAGCTGCCGACCATCCACGTCCACGGCCTCAAggacgccggcctggacCACCATCGCCGGTTGCTGAAGCAGTACTGCCAGCCGGGCACGACGCGGCTCGTTGAGTGGGACGGCGCACATCGGGTCCCCATCAAGACGTGGGATGTTGAGGCCGTGGCGTCGCAGATTCTAGACTTGGGGCATGAGCTTGGTATTCTGAGTGAGAGGGACACCGGGGAGATTGCATAG